A stretch of DNA from Micromonospora sp. NBC_01813:
TGGAGTTGACGGAGGCGGCCAGCTCGACGACGTGGGTGGCGCGGGTGGCGGCGGCTTCGACGTCTGCGCGGTCGAGGTCGGCGGTGGCCAGGGCGGCGTGGCTGAGGGCGGCGCGGCGGGCGCGGCCCTGCTGACGAGCGCCTTCGGCTGACTCGGTGGCGAAGCGTTCGGTGTCGTCTGGCTGTCGGAGGTCGCGGAAGCAGTGGGCGGCTTCGCCGTACATGTACGGGGTGTCGATGAATTTGGCCCAGACGGGTTCGTTGTCGTGGTCGACGCGGGCGAAGGTCTGTTCGGCCTTAGCTACGGCGGCGGCTGCGGGTGTCGACTCGCCGAGTGCGGCGTGCGCGCGGGCTTCGAGGATGTGTAGGTCGGCGAGGCAGGCGGGGGAGTCGCCGTCGGTGATTCCGCGGCGGCCGGCGCGGGCCAGCATGAGTGCTTCGCGAGGGTGGCCGAGCAGGTTGGCCTGGTCGGACATGCCGGCGAGGACGTGAGCGCCGAGCGCGGCATGGTTGGCCGCCTGGGCCAGCCGGAGCGCCTGGATCAGGTAGCGCTGGGCGATGCCGTGTTCGCCGTCGTCGTAGGCCATCCAGCCGACAAGGTACGACTGCTCGGCCGCTGCCTCGTAGAGCGCCTGCTGGACGTCCGGTTCGTGCTCGCGCTTGAGCAGCGGCAGGACGTAGCTCTGCATGTACTCGACGAGGGCGGTGCGGGCGTGGCCGCCGCCGCGCATCACGTCCAGCTCCTGGAAGAGGGCGAACATCTCCCGGATGCCGGCCACCTGTCGCATCCCGATCTGCCGGGGGCCGCGCTCGGTCGACGTCTCGTCGAGGGTGGCGAGCAGCCAGTCCCGGCTGGGTGCCCCGAGCGCGGCGAGCACGAACGGCGCTTTGACGATGTTGCGGCGGACGACTCCAGCTTCTCGGTGGTTGGACATTGATTCGCATCCTCTCTATGGCTACTTCGGACGGTACCGCTCATTTACTCGCATGGATATCGCTGTTTGGGGTCTGACGCGGGGCACCCCTGTTGTGGATCGAGCGCATGGCTGCGTCGATAGGCTTGCCGGTATGGGCGATGCGACGGGTGGAGCCGAACGGCTGCTACACGGCCGGATCGACGACGGCACCGGCCCGGAGCGGCCCGACAACTTCCGCTGGCAGGTGTTCGGGGCGCGGACCGTGTACGAGCGGCGGCCGTGGGTCAGTCTCGACCTGGTCGATGTCCAGCCGCCCGGCGGCGAGCGGTTCGAGCACCATGTCGTACGGCTGTTTCGCGCGGCCATCGGCGTCGTCGTCAACGATCAGGACCAGGTGTTGATGCTGTGGCGGCACCGGTTCGTGCCGGACCAGTGGGGGTGGGAGCTTCCCGGCGGAATCGTCGACGAGGGCGAGAGCCCGGCAGTAGCCGTGGCGCGGGAGGTAGAAGAGGAAACCGGCTGGCGCCCGGCGGCCATGCGGCACCTGATCTCGTATCAGCCGATGACCGGCATGATCGACTCGCCGCACGACGTCTACTACGCCAGCGGGGCCACGTTCATCAGCCGGCCCGCCACGTCCGACGAAGCTGGAGAGGTCGCCTGGGTGCCACTCGCCAGCGTCCGAGGCCTTCTCGACCGGAACGAGATCCTCGGCTCCGGATCGATCGTCGGACTGCTGCACGTCTTGGCGTTCGGCGTACCAAAGGGCTAGACAGCTGCGGCGATTCGGATCATCAGCTGGTTGAGGCGTCGCTGGTTCCTCAGCGATCCGGTCCGGCTGGCAAGCGCCCGAGCGCGTCGTGTCTCCTGCTCGGCTTCGCGCAGGTCACCGCCGGCAAGGTGGGCATGAGCGAGGCCGATCCGGAGACCGGCCTCAGCACGGGTGAACGTACCGTCCATCGCAGCCAGAGCGGCATGCAGCTCGTCGACCGCCGAGCGCTCGCCCAGCAGGGCATGGGCGTTGCCGCGCCAACGCGTCAAGTGGGCTTCGTTGAGGAAGATGCCGGCGACCTCCTCGTCTCGCATCTCCCCACCGCTCGGCAGTGTTGCGGCGGCCCGGTCGAG
This window harbors:
- a CDS encoding NUDIX hydrolase, coding for MGDATGGAERLLHGRIDDGTGPERPDNFRWQVFGARTVYERRPWVSLDLVDVQPPGGERFEHHVVRLFRAAIGVVVNDQDQVLMLWRHRFVPDQWGWELPGGIVDEGESPAVAVAREVEEETGWRPAAMRHLISYQPMTGMIDSPHDVYYASGATFISRPATSDEAGEVAWVPLASVRGLLDRNEILGSGSIVGLLHVLAFGVPKG